The DNA sequence AGACAAATTTCATTGGTCTACAAAGCCAGCGTTGAAATAATACTATTCAATTGGAGAGagcacatttttattttataaaagatcAAACCACAAAAAGACAATGTGTATACCAAGCATATATTTCTTctaaacatttaatttataactCAAGAGTTGGGTGAAATACAAAGTGAAAATACAAGTTGGGTGCATCGCATGTGACCCCTTCTGCTCTCTCATTTGcctgaaaaattataaatgaatatatgataTGAGCATACACAagcattttaattaagaaagaatTCAAGTGATGTGGTTTGTGCATGCATATAAATGAAGTAGGAAGGCTAACCTGTTAACCAATTTCAGAGCATAGCTACAACTACTCATTTCAAAAAGAAGAGTTACAATGAACTCTAAAGTGAGATTTCGGTGTTAATTGCTCAGCAGAAGCAACACCTAAGGGATTGCACTCAATCAGTTCAATTGTAGGCGTTCTGGCCTTTGTGGGCTCACGCGTTCAATGAGTTGTTGTAATTTATAGTAATGGTGTATACTTAGGAGGTTAAGCCTTGGGAGGCTTCCATGTTGAGTGGTCCATCTCACGATATCAGTGTCTTCAATCACAATTGTCTCAACTTTCACAAAACTCTCCAATTCTATATTCCACTCCAGGCCTCGAAAAGCATACTATTGTAACTCGTGTTTCTTAAGATTTGGTAGTAACGAACCAATGTCATTCATACAAATGAATTTAGAATAagcacattttaaaaattgtttgcTTACTGCATCCCACATGGAACCAGACAACACGTCCCACATCTGAGTCCAAGCACTCAAAGGCTCAACAGATTCTACGTACTCTCCTGGAACGTCATGATCAGTTGCGTCATATGCTTCATCGGCAAGCTGCTCGAGGGAAGACAGTCCAGCAATGCTGCTAAAAACACTTAAAAACGTGAACTCATCCATACGAACACTACATGAGTGCATCTTGGAGAAAAACCTCGCCTCTTCCCCTGTTATGACCGTGTTCCAAGAAAACAAGTTCGGGTTTGGCAATTAGCATCCTTGAAAGTATAGATATAGCAATTCCATCAATAAGCTCGCTGCACAGGATTAGACATTCGACTAAAAACAGTGAATGCCTAATCAAGCGCCCCGTTTTCTAGCATTTGCAGCAAGAACAGAGTTCCATAATACAATATCCTTCACCGTAAACCTTCATCGCACCAGAAACGCAGCCACAAACACGGAGTTGTTGGGTATGTACAGCTCCAACAATGACAGAATGcgataacaaaaataatggtCCAACTTACTATTACAAGTTCCTGAATTAACTACTACACAAATTAATAGCTAAACAAGttacaatttcaaaataatcatcaaatatataaaaaacgCATCAACTAATTCAATAtacaatcaaaacaaagtgaaaatcATGCATAATGCGGAGAATACTGAACTAGGGAAAAAAGCATGTAATGTGTTTTAACAGAAACTTAACTGAATAGTTTTGTTCTACATTAAGGTTACATAATTCtcaacaaaatccaacaaattACTAACCTTGAATTCAGAAAACAACATGATAATACACTTGAAAAGATGGGATAATGAGACAACTGACCCATTATTTTGTCCTCTCATTTGCCTGAAATACAAGCATAAGCATTTTAGATAAAAGAGTAATGAATTGACTACGAATTCAGAGTAAGAAGGCCAACCTGCGATTTATCATCACAATAAGAACGGTGGCTACGAATATCAAAGTGATATTCTGATAATTTTTCCTCGGCAGATGCATACACTAAGGGATTGCAGTCTACTAATTCAATTACAGGTGTTTCCACTGAGTTACCACACAACCAATCGAgatgttttaatttgtagCAATGTCTCAGGCTTAGGAGCTTAAGCCAAGGGAGGCTTCCATCTTGAGCTCTCAATTCCACCAAATCAGTGTCTTCAATTATAAGTGTTTGAAGGTTGAAAAAACGAATCGATTCTATATTCCACTTTGGCCCTCGAAAGGCATAATCTTTTAGTTCAAGGGCATTAAGATTTGGTAGCATCGAACCAATGTCGTTCATAAACTTCCAATGATACCCTAAACCACTCAAACTCAATGCTATAAGATTTGATGGGAACATCGAAAGAGGAACCGTACTCTTCCAATTCATATCTGGGTACCATACATCGTATGTAAGACATATCAAATTCTTGAGTTCCTCTGAAATATTAGCCAAGCCACTTAATGAGTTGctatcatcatcttcatcataaGGCTTCCTAACACTAATAATGGATAGTAACCTTAAATTCGGGACTCTTTTAAGAATTTCTACAGTGCAACTCTTTATACCCACGCCTAAAATAATAGAGACTTTTTCCAAAATAGCATTAGATTCAGAATTGGGGGTTGGTAGGTCTCTTTCCACGACTTGAAGATATTGAAGGTTTTGCATATCCCATATTTCCATTGGCATATACTGCATAACTCCACGTTTTATAATGGCCACATGTCGAAAGATAATCAAGAATTGAAGGTGCAAAAGGGTGGAAATTGAACTAGGGAGCTCTTTGCTGCAAGTCTGGGCAAGATACTTTAGACAAACTAGTTTTAGAATTTCAGGTGGGATATCATAAAATCGAACCTTACGAGCATTCAGTACCCTGAGCAATTTGAAATCCGTGGCATGTATTGGCACTGGATAAGGGTGGGTAGGACCATGACAAAGGAAAGAACGAATCAAAGAACAGTCACTTTTTATTGAATCAGACACTTGTTTGATGGCAAATAAAGTGTTGGAATGGACACACAACCGACGTTGGTCTTTCATAACTTCATCACAATTTtgtaaaacatgcaaaaacaTGATTTTACTAGCTTCATTCTTACACAAGTGCTGCCAGCAAGAATGCACACGACATTTTCTAGTTGAAAACCAAGATGCTGCATCATAATCAAATAGAAGAAGATGATAATTATCAGCAAGCTCTCTCAGGATGCCGAACACAAATATTCTCAAAGTCTTCATTCCATCTATAACCtcatccaaatttttttttccaatttgttCACAAAACCCCTCAGCACTTAAATACCAAATGACCTTGTCTGGTTTAAAATTCGTATATGAGGGGAAAGCTCGCAAGTAGAGAAAAagcattttcaaaatttgaggtAAGTAGTCATAGCTTGGGAAAAATACCTTTGATATTCGATTATATGCATCCGCAAAGACTGAATTTTGGTGTTTTTCAGCTACCTCAGTCCAATATTCTTGGGTACTTTTGTTAAGCTCTTCCCCTGTACCCTTGTTGGCTTTTCTTAGGAGATCTGCAACAGTAACTATCATAAGTGGAAGACCTTCGCATTTTTGTGCTATCTTTTCTCCCAATTCCTCAAGGTAAGGTGGGAAACCTTTTTCACCGAAACACCAAGTAATctcttactttcttctttattcAACAAGTCTACTTcaagaaaaaattgagaattttcAATTCTTAGCCTGCTTGTAAGCAAAATTCGGACATTCTTTTCTTGCAAGGTTCTCATGACTTGTGTGTCCCATAGCCATacatcatccaacacaatGAGACATTTCTTATCCTTCACACTGTCTTCTAAGAGTCCAACTAATATCTCGATATCATCATCGTCTCTTTGGGTAAGCATTTGGTCATAGTTGTTGGGATCCACTTGAGCTAGAATGCATCTTAATGTCTCATTGGACTCACATTTTCTGCCCACTTTGACCCATGCTCGAAGCTCAAAATGTGTCTGAATCGATGGATTGTCAAATACTTTCTTAACAAGAGTAGTCTTTCCAACCCCTGCCATCCCAGTTACTAGTAAACAattctcttcatctttgaTCAGACGATCCCTAACTTGTTCAAATTCGTCGGATAATCCAACCATCTCTGAGTTGATTCCACTGAAATCAATTCTTGAGGAAAGACGTTCACCTTCTTCATCAGGCATATTCCGCAGTTCAATATCGTACTCTGCCTCCATTACCTTCACCCTATCGATGAAGCAATCAACACTCTGCCGCAAACTCTGCATATCTACAGAGAAAGACAAGCGATCTCTCTCGCCTTCGAGCTGTGGAAGAATCTGATCAGCGTAATGGGATTCAAGTAAATCTTCGAATTCCCATATGACCTCTTTGATTCGCTCATCCAAAACGTTCACCTTCGTCCTGATCTTGCTGTACCCTGTCTCCTCCAATTTCAGCAGGACTTTTTGTAGACGACACATGGCATCATAGGCAGATCGTAAGATCTCAGAAGAGGGAGGAACCAGCGAGATGCGAGACGATTCAAGAAGACTCTGAATGGTAGTCTTGAGAGAAACGGCAGCTCCATAAGCAGCCATCACCCAATTGGTGGAGAGTTGGCGGTGGTGAAGAGGGAGGAGTTGATTGGTGTTGATTAACGTTTAAACTTAGAAATTATTGTAAAGGTGGCCacatattaagaaaataattgatcATACAATGTCACAAGCTCTTTGTCTCCATGTTTGGCAAGTAAACATGTTGAGGATGTTATTGAATACTGTAAGCCCATAAGTTATGGATTTTTCaagattttcttttgttttttttagtaaattaacATTTCTTACTATAAGATGCTATGATCCACGCGCTGCAGTGTATGCCCAATATTCTAGATCAGTTAGTGTTTTCTATGGCATTGATGACTTACAGACCTTGGTAATCACACGACACAAGCGGCAAATAAGGGATTGCACtcaactaatttaatttgtgggCGTTCTGAGCATCGAGGGATCATGCATCTAATCGAGTAATTGTAATTTGTAgctgttaaaattctaatatcttgtcccacatcggcttggtaaCGATCCTAGCtcatctatataagtgtggataaccctctcccttatgaggccttttaaggggtgagtggctcatttctaatatggtatcagagccggCCCAAGCCGATGATGGagtttatctctttatctcttctcttgcctacccacgtgatggaagtccgataTCCTCCCCTTATTAgcccttttaaggggtgggtgacccatttctaatagTAGCAATGCCGTATGCTTAGGAGGTCAATACCATTATATAAGATAAGCTTAAATgcttcaaattttgaatgtcaagcaattaaaacattttccaacatggtggaatattttcttaattattgtGAAACATTAAAGAGAAGGATGATTGAAAACCAATGCTTCTGCTCTCTTATTCTCCATtgaaaatacttaaaaaacttTCTCTaactatctctctcttactttaccaataatgtattaaaacaCGTGTCAAACCtaaagttcatactctttggggacagagggagtatcactTTCCTAAGCAATACTAAGTTATTTTTCTATGCTGAAACATAGAAATATAGTGTAAAGCTGGCTACATATTAAGAAAATAGTGTAAAGTTGATGGTGGTTGGATTTTGTATTGCTAATCACGTGTATTGATTAACGTTTAAACTTAGAAATTAGTGTAAAGCTTAGCTGGCTACATATTAAGAAACCAATTGATGGTACAATGTCAAAGCACTTTGTCTCCATGTTTGGCTAGAAAACatgttgatgatattattGAATAATGCAGGCCATAATTTATGgttttttcaagaaatttttttgatttgtaATCAATAAACATTTCTTACTATAAGATTCTTTGATCCACGCCCGCGGTGTATGCCTGCTATTCAACACTATTCGTATTTGGAAGTCTAAAAAATGGATCGTCATAGTGATGGTGACAACAGTTTTACTCATACGTTGTGATTTGCATTCTGCTTAAGTAGTTCATACAAATGAGGTTAGAATAAGCACAGTTTAAAAATTGCACATAAACTACGAAAAATATAGTTTGCATACAGTATACCAGAGGAATCGGTCAACTCGTCCCGCATCTGAGTCCAAGcattcaaaggctcaacaGATTCTAAGTACTCTCCTGGAACGTCATGATCagttgttgataaaaatcaaataattgcaTTTGTCCATATTTATAGCTTTATACAAATATCCAAATAAAGAGCCTATAGCCTCAAACAGATGCTCGCACCCATCGCTCGCACCCATCGATGCACCCTTGTCACTTGTTGAATATTGGTCAGTCTCGTTATGCTTTTGGGCCTGAGCTTGAAATCGACTCTATGTCACCCGTTGATTTGTCAATGTGACTAAcctttttgactttttccTCAGTTAAGACGTACTACTCCTGTCTcattaaaatgaaacgtttcctaaaatggaaacatctcAATccctactttttcatctcttgtACTCTCCcgtctcttcattaactcacaaaacaacactatataaaaacGCATGCTGATTTTCAaatgttgtatattttttagtggaacagagggagtaattcaAAGGATccataaattgatttatttatgtttataataattgttattgCAAGACTGGTTTTCAATACGAAAAATCGTATTTCTTCAATGAAATCACTGCATTATAAGTGATGGAAATATGAGTTATCAATTATTGGTGTTTGTGAAGAAATTAGAGGAAAGATTTTGAAATAGTGGGCTGTAATTGGAAAAGTATTATTGCAGAACACAATAGTGCATCGACTAATGAAACCATAATGCACGCCATATATTCCGctgaattattaattttcaactAAATAGATGCCCATAAATTTCTCTATTCTCAAAGGGacaatatttttggattaatAGTCACTTTCCCATAAATTTGTCCcttgtaataatatattatcacaAAAAGATTCTTTTTTTGCTAGCACCAAAGTACTAGTCAATATCTAGGCAAAAGTGGTAGATATGTCCTCAATTTTTCAGATGGTAAAGCCCTTTCTTTTGGATATTTCCGACTTTTGCACGGTACTCGGAAGTAATTTCATATTGAATCATGTGGTCGGAAAGTGCTTGGCATTTTCCGAAGAAATGTGCTCGGTTATGGGTGCTCGGTTATAGCCCGGTTTTTGTATAGTGTGTAAATTTGCTACTAATATTCAGTTTGACAGTTTACAACATATGAtgcatagtagtagtatatttttcgtTGGAGAGGTATGAAAAAGTCTGAGAAACTTTACAATTTGATAGGAAAGGTCActagaaaatgagaaaagagtGCCAATTATGCACTGTTATTGGCTTAATTTAGGGGTAAAATATTCAAGATCTTGATTTTAAACCTAGTTAATAGTATCAGTTTCCTAAGCAATACTAAGTTATTTTTCTATGCTGAAACATAGAAAAATAGTGTAAAGCTGGCTACATACTAAGAAAATAGTGTAAAGTTGGTGGTGGTTGGATTTTGTATTGctaagggcatccacaatgggacgccctaa is a window from the Salvia hispanica cultivar TCC Black 2014 chromosome 1, UniMelb_Shisp_WGS_1.0, whole genome shotgun sequence genome containing:
- the LOC125202261 gene encoding probable disease resistance protein RF9 isoform X1, producing MIVTVADLLRKANKGTGEELNKSTQEYWTEVAEKHQNSVFADAYNRISKVFFPSYDYLPQILKMLFLYLRAFPSYTNFKPDKVIWYLSAEGFCEQIGKKNLDEVIDGMKTLRIFVFGILRELADNYHLLLFDYDAASWFSTRKCRVHSCWQHLCKNEASKIMFLHVLQNCDEVMKDQRRLCVHSNTLFAIKQVSDSIKSDCSLIRSFLCHGPTHPYPVPIHATDFKLLRVLNARKVRFYDIPPEILKLVCLKYLAQTCSKELPSSISTLLHLQFLIIFRHVAIIKRGVMQYMPMEIWDMQNLQYLQVVERDLPTPNSESNAILEKVSIILGVGIKSCTVEILKRVPNLRLLSIISVRKPYDEDDDSNSLSGLANISEELKNLICLTYDVWYPDMNWKSTVPLSMFPSNLIALSLSGLGYHWKFMNDIGSMLPNLNALELKDYAFRGPKWNIESIRFFNLQTLIIEDTDLVELRAQDGSLPWLKLLSLRHCYKLKHLDWLCGNSVETPVIELVDCNPLVYASAEEKLSEYHFDIRSHRSYCDDKSQANERTK
- the LOC125202261 gene encoding probable disease resistance RPP8-like protein 2 isoform X2; this encodes MAAYGAAVSLKTTIQSLLESSRISLVPPSSEILRSAYDAMCRLQKVLLKLEETGYSKIRTKVNVLDERIKEVIWEFEDLLESHYADQILPQLEGERDRLSFSVDMQSLRQSVDCFIDRVKVMEAEYDIELRNMPDEEGERLSSRIDFSGINSEMVGLSDEFEQVRDRLIKDEENCLLVTGMAGVGKTTLVKKVFDNPSIQTHFELRAWVKVGRKCESNETLRCILAQVDPNNYDQMLTQRDDDDIEILVGLLEDSVKDKKCLIVLDDVWLWDTQVMRTLQEKNVRILLTSRLRIENSQFFLEVDLLNKEESKRLLGVSVKKVSHLTLRNWEKR